A section of the Ciceribacter thiooxidans genome encodes:
- the betI gene encoding transcriptional regulator BetI: MPKVGMEPVRRKALVDAALRAIGHHGSLAVTMSEIAREAGVSPALAHHYFGSKDQLLIATIRNLLQALHRDAAEALRRAQTPRERLSAVIRVSFHADQFAPETVAAWLAFYSQAQRSEEVRRLLALYARRLHSNLMSGLRPLCPTDDASRIADGAAAMIDGLYIRQSLKAAPLSIEASVALVEDYVTGQLAIHPPLEGEGRTAGPGWGER, encoded by the coding sequence ATGCCCAAGGTCGGAATGGAGCCGGTGCGCCGCAAGGCGCTCGTCGACGCGGCACTCCGGGCGATCGGCCATCATGGATCGCTTGCCGTGACCATGTCGGAGATCGCCCGCGAGGCCGGCGTGTCGCCGGCGCTCGCGCACCACTATTTCGGCAGCAAGGACCAGCTGCTGATCGCGACGATCCGCAACCTGCTGCAGGCGCTCCATCGCGATGCGGCCGAGGCTCTCCGGCGTGCGCAAACGCCGCGCGAGCGGCTCTCGGCGGTGATCCGGGTCAGCTTCCACGCCGACCAGTTCGCGCCGGAAACGGTCGCCGCCTGGCTCGCCTTCTATTCGCAGGCGCAGCGTTCGGAAGAGGTGCGGCGGCTGCTTGCGCTCTATGCCCGGCGGCTGCATTCGAACCTGATGTCCGGCCTGCGGCCACTCTGCCCCACCGACGACGCAAGCCGCATCGCCGACGGCGCGGCCGCGATGATCGACGGGCTCTACATCCGGCAATCCCTGAAAGCCGCGCCGCTGTCGATCGAGGCCTCTGTCGCGCTCGTCGAGGACTATGTGACGGGGCAGCTCGCCATCCACCCTCCCCTCGAGGGGGAGGGTCGGACCGCAGGTCCGGGGTGGGGTGA
- a CDS encoding GIY-YIG nuclease family protein, with product MKGYVYILASQRNGTLYTGVTSDLARRLYEHQHELIPGFTSRYGVKTLVWFEEHDLVTDAIVREKTIKKWPRKWKLDLIETLNPDWQDISHYLHGL from the coding sequence ATGAAGGGCTATGTTTATATTCTCGCCTCGCAACGTAACGGTACGCTCTATACCGGCGTGACCAGCGATCTGGCGCGCCGCCTCTACGAACACCAGCATGAACTTATCCCCGGCTTTACCAGCCGCTACGGTGTCAAAACGCTGGTCTGGTTCGAGGAGCATGACCTTGTGACCGATGCAATCGTACGCGAGAAGACGATCAAGAAATGGCCACGCAAATGGAAGCTCGACCTGATCGAGACCCTCAATCCCGACTGGCAGGATATCAGCCATTATCTCCATGGTCTCTGA
- a CDS encoding bifunctional diguanylate cyclase/phosphodiesterase, producing the protein MNASAAAEAGNVRRFAKDQLLTLAKLVVENALQPIVEIGTGEVFGYESLMRGHERLGFNSPLEMLDQAESAGDLLAFEQMVASRALAKFSAVPNFAGHTLFLNLDVRLIPHGDQLLDTLLEHLRKANIPPSSVCFELSERFDNTSVPEFADLVARMRRSGFKLAIDDFGVGHGEMKLLCDFPIDYVKIDRHFIAGLDENPRKRHLVRNIVSFSHVLGVRVIAEGIETEGEFLACREFGVDLVQGWYIARPSTLIAELKPSFHHLQDVGKARRSSQSLDEILIRRQIELLPTVYEHEGIDSVFDLFRRNPQQSFFPVLNANNEPRGIICEAPLKEFIYRPFGRDLLKNKVYERSVANFVERAPIVGLDADAERLMSIFANMEGSDCVILTENMRYAGVVSAASLIRVINEKQLQIAQDQNPLTGLPGNRAIRDFMQDAARDGDDVRHLCYCDFDNFKPFNDHYGFHLGDHAITLFAALLRRYFFSEGDFLGHVGGDDFFIGVRDWTREELTEILDRLLSDFHVDAAELYSAEDRAAGMIRGHDRQGRERDFPLMRCSIGVLELPADLVIEDIQRVSAEIAGIKKRAKESESGLAIEVFGGIGA; encoded by the coding sequence ATGAACGCCAGCGCTGCCGCGGAAGCGGGGAATGTGCGCCGTTTCGCCAAGGACCAATTGCTGACGCTTGCCAAGCTGGTGGTCGAGAATGCGCTGCAGCCGATCGTGGAGATCGGCACCGGAGAGGTCTTCGGCTATGAGAGCCTGATGCGCGGCCACGAGCGCCTCGGCTTCAACTCGCCGCTCGAAATGCTAGACCAGGCGGAAAGTGCGGGCGATCTCCTCGCCTTCGAGCAGATGGTCGCAAGCCGGGCGCTGGCAAAGTTCTCGGCGGTGCCGAATTTCGCCGGCCACACGCTCTTCCTCAATCTCGACGTCCGGCTGATCCCGCACGGCGACCAGCTGCTCGACACGCTGCTCGAACACCTGCGCAAGGCCAACATTCCGCCGTCCTCCGTCTGCTTCGAGCTTTCCGAACGCTTCGACAATACCAGCGTTCCGGAATTCGCCGATCTTGTCGCGCGCATGCGCCGCTCCGGCTTCAAGCTCGCGATCGACGATTTCGGCGTCGGCCACGGCGAGATGAAGCTCCTCTGCGACTTCCCGATCGATTACGTGAAGATCGACCGCCATTTCATCGCAGGGCTGGACGAGAACCCGCGCAAGCGCCACCTCGTCCGCAACATCGTCAGCTTTTCCCATGTGCTCGGCGTCCGGGTGATCGCCGAAGGCATCGAGACGGAGGGCGAGTTCCTCGCTTGCCGCGAATTCGGCGTCGACCTCGTGCAGGGCTGGTACATCGCCCGGCCGTCCACCCTGATTGCCGAACTCAAGCCTTCCTTCCACCACTTGCAGGATGTGGGCAAGGCCCGCCGCAGCAGCCAGTCGCTCGACGAGATCCTCATCCGCCGGCAGATCGAGCTTCTGCCGACGGTCTACGAGCACGAGGGCATCGACAGCGTCTTCGACCTCTTCCGGCGCAATCCGCAGCAGTCCTTCTTTCCGGTGCTGAACGCCAACAACGAGCCGCGCGGCATCATCTGCGAGGCGCCGCTAAAGGAATTCATCTACCGCCCCTTCGGCCGCGACCTGCTGAAGAACAAGGTCTACGAGCGTTCCGTCGCCAATTTCGTCGAGCGCGCGCCGATCGTCGGCCTCGATGCCGACGCCGAGCGGCTGATGTCGATCTTCGCCAACATGGAAGGCTCGGACTGCGTCATCCTCACCGAGAACATGCGCTATGCCGGCGTCGTCTCGGCCGCCTCGCTGATCCGCGTCATCAACGAGAAGCAGCTGCAAATCGCCCAGGACCAGAACCCGCTGACCGGGCTTCCCGGCAACCGCGCGATCCGTGACTTCATGCAGGATGCCGCCCGCGACGGCGACGATGTCCGTCATCTGTGCTACTGCGACTTCGACAACTTCAAGCCCTTCAACGATCACTACGGCTTCCACCTCGGCGACCATGCGATCACGCTGTTTGCCGCGCTGCTGCGCCGCTACTTCTTCTCCGAGGGCGATTTCCTCGGTCATGTCGGCGGCGACGATTTCTTCATCGGCGTCCGCGACTGGACGCGCGAGGAACTGACGGAAATCCTCGACCGGCTGCTCTCGGATTTCCATGTCGATGCCGCCGAACTCTATTCGGCGGAGGACCGGGCGGCCGGCATGATCCGCGGCCACGACCGGCAGGGCAGGGAGCGCGACTTCCCGCTGATGCGCTGCTCGATCGGCGTGCTCGAACTGCCGGCGGACCTCGTCATCGAGGACATCCAGCGCGTCAGCGCCGAGATCGCCGGCATCAAGAAGCGCGCCAAGGAAAGCGAGAGCGGCCTCGCGATCGAGGTTTTCGGCGGAATCGGCGCCTGA
- a CDS encoding NAD(P)H-quinone oxidoreductase: MTLPASMCFVDLPSYGPPEVMVLGSSALPSLGPGDILIRVEAAGVNRPDVAQRQGIYPPPKGASPVLGLEVAGEVVALGHGVEEFEIGDKVCALANGGGYAEYCAVPAGQALPWPKGFDAVQATALPETFFTVWANLFQMAGLTEGESVLIHGGTSGIGTTAIQLAKAFGAEVFATAGSAEKCEACVRLGAKRAINYREEDFVEVIRAETGKRGVDTILDMIGARYFEKNLSSLAKDGCLSMIAFLGGSVVEKLDLTPIMVKRLTITGSTMRPRTAEEKRGIRDELVAEVWPLLEAGTVAPVIHSVLPFADVAEAHRLMESSRHIGKIVLKLP; the protein is encoded by the coding sequence ATGACGCTGCCCGCATCGATGTGTTTTGTCGATCTGCCCTCCTACGGCCCGCCGGAGGTGATGGTGCTGGGTTCCTCGGCGCTGCCGAGCCTCGGACCGGGCGATATCCTGATCCGTGTCGAGGCGGCCGGCGTCAACCGGCCGGACGTCGCCCAGCGGCAGGGCATCTATCCGCCGCCGAAGGGCGCAAGCCCCGTGCTCGGGCTGGAGGTCGCCGGCGAGGTGGTGGCACTCGGTCACGGCGTCGAGGAATTCGAGATCGGCGACAAGGTCTGCGCGCTCGCCAATGGCGGCGGCTATGCCGAATATTGCGCCGTGCCGGCCGGGCAGGCGCTGCCCTGGCCGAAGGGCTTCGACGCGGTGCAGGCCACAGCACTCCCCGAAACCTTCTTCACCGTCTGGGCGAACCTCTTCCAGATGGCCGGCCTCACCGAAGGCGAGAGCGTACTCATCCACGGCGGCACCAGCGGCATCGGCACGACGGCGATCCAGCTCGCCAAGGCCTTCGGCGCCGAGGTCTTCGCGACCGCCGGCTCGGCGGAGAAGTGCGAGGCCTGCGTGCGGCTCGGCGCCAAGCGCGCCATCAACTACCGCGAGGAGGATTTCGTCGAGGTCATCCGCGCCGAAACCGGCAAGCGCGGCGTGGATACGATCCTCGACATGATCGGGGCGCGCTATTTCGAGAAGAACCTTTCAAGCCTCGCCAAGGACGGCTGCCTGTCGATGATCGCCTTCCTCGGCGGTTCGGTCGTCGAGAAGCTCGACCTCACCCCGATCATGGTGAAGCGCCTGACGATCACCGGCTCGACCATGCGCCCGCGCACGGCCGAGGAGAAGCGCGGCATTCGCGACGAACTCGTCGCCGAAGTCTGGCCGCTGCTTGAGGCCGGCACCGTCGCCCCGGTGATCCACAGCGTCCTGCCTTTCGCCGATGTCGCCGAGGCGCACCGCCTGATGGAATCGAGCCGGCACATCGGCAAGATCGTCCTCAAGCTTCCCTGA
- a CDS encoding asparaginase has protein sequence MSNPVTVEVTRGNLVESRHRGIAVVVDGHGDVMTAVGDIEAPTFPRSACKAMQALPLVESGAADAYGFGNRELALACSSHSGEDAHVETAAAMLAKAGRSVETLECGAHWSFDQATLIHQARTLERPTALHNNCSGKHSGFVCASCHMGFDPKGYVDYDHPLQAEIRAVMADLTGTPLGRDNCGTDGCSIPTYAVPLVALARGFSKMATGRGLGAARAAASRRLIEACMAEPFFVAGTKRFCTKLMQVAPGRIFAKTGAEGVFCALIPETGVSIAVKCEDGTSRAAEAMVAALLARQFDRDSAEETALMGMANHSMRNWNGLHVGDVRVTDALFS, from the coding sequence ATGTCGAACCCCGTCACCGTCGAAGTCACCCGTGGAAATCTCGTCGAAAGCCGCCATCGCGGCATCGCCGTCGTGGTCGACGGCCATGGCGACGTGATGACTGCAGTGGGCGACATTGAGGCGCCGACCTTCCCGCGTTCGGCCTGCAAGGCGATGCAGGCGCTGCCGCTGGTCGAGAGCGGTGCCGCCGACGCCTACGGCTTCGGCAATCGTGAGCTGGCGCTCGCCTGCTCCTCCCATTCCGGCGAGGACGCCCATGTCGAGACGGCCGCCGCCATGCTCGCCAAGGCCGGGCGCAGCGTCGAGACGCTCGAATGCGGCGCCCACTGGTCTTTCGACCAGGCGACCCTCATCCATCAGGCCCGCACGCTCGAGAGGCCGACCGCCCTTCACAACAACTGCTCCGGAAAGCATTCGGGCTTCGTCTGTGCCTCGTGCCACATGGGCTTCGATCCGAAGGGCTACGTCGATTACGACCATCCGCTGCAGGCGGAAATCCGCGCCGTCATGGCGGACTTGACCGGCACGCCGCTCGGCCGCGACAACTGCGGCACCGACGGCTGCTCAATCCCGACCTATGCCGTGCCGCTCGTTGCGCTCGCCCGCGGTTTTTCGAAGATGGCGACGGGCAGGGGGCTCGGCGCCGCCCGCGCCGCTGCCTCCCGCCGGCTGATCGAGGCCTGCATGGCCGAACCCTTCTTCGTCGCCGGCACCAAGCGCTTCTGCACGAAGCTGATGCAAGTGGCGCCGGGCCGGATCTTCGCCAAGACCGGCGCGGAAGGCGTCTTCTGCGCACTGATCCCGGAAACCGGCGTCTCGATCGCCGTCAAGTGTGAGGACGGCACGAGCCGCGCCGCCGAGGCGATGGTCGCCGCCTTGCTCGCCCGCCAGTTCGACAGGGACAGCGCCGAAGAGACTGCCCTTATGGGCATGGCGAACCATTCCATGCGCAACTGGAACGGCCTGCACGTCGGCGACGTGCGGGTGACGGACGCGCTGTTTTCGTGA
- a CDS encoding glutathione S-transferase family protein → MLKIYGVYKSRATRPLWLAGELGLAFEHVPVLQARKLDDPLAEDAQINTRTPAFLELCPMGVIPAMEDDGLVLFESMAINLYLAKKHGGPLAPADLREDALMTQWSFFGATEIETNALKISTAAAEGRLESSKDEVEAVARLLKRPFAVLERHFSENDYLVGGRFTVADINLAEIVRYAQAHAPLFDAHPKLKAWLARCQSRAAFKAMWEKRLSEPTP, encoded by the coding sequence ATGCTCAAGATCTACGGCGTCTACAAATCGAGGGCGACGCGCCCGCTCTGGCTCGCCGGCGAACTCGGCCTCGCCTTCGAGCACGTGCCGGTTCTCCAGGCCCGCAAGCTCGACGACCCGCTTGCCGAAGACGCGCAGATCAACACCCGCACGCCCGCCTTTCTCGAGCTCTGCCCGATGGGCGTCATCCCGGCGATGGAGGACGACGGGCTGGTGCTCTTCGAGAGCATGGCGATCAACCTCTATCTCGCCAAGAAGCATGGCGGGCCGCTCGCACCCGCCGATCTCCGCGAGGACGCGCTGATGACGCAGTGGTCGTTCTTCGGCGCCACCGAGATCGAGACCAACGCGCTGAAAATATCGACGGCCGCCGCGGAAGGCCGGCTCGAAAGCAGCAAGGACGAGGTGGAGGCGGTGGCGCGTCTGCTCAAGCGGCCGTTCGCCGTGCTCGAACGGCATTTTTCCGAGAACGACTATCTGGTCGGGGGCCGCTTCACCGTCGCAGACATCAACCTCGCCGAGATCGTCCGCTACGCGCAGGCGCACGCGCCGCTCTTCGACGCGCATCCGAAGCTGAAGGCCTGGCTCGCGCGCTGCCAGTCGCGGGCCGCCTTCAAGGCGATGTGGGAAAAGCGGCTTTCCGAGCCGACGCCCTGA
- a CDS encoding VOC family protein, with protein MRPFHLAFPVTDLEATRHFYGTVLGCRIGRESPGKWIDFDLFGHQMSAHLRSEMPKDTASGSVDGDVVPIPHFGVILGTDDFVALARRLEADPATRWGLKPKLRFEGQAGEQRTMFVFDPSGNALEFKAFTDDLAIFAV; from the coding sequence ATGCGCCCGTTTCATCTGGCTTTTCCCGTCACCGACCTCGAGGCGACGCGGCATTTCTACGGCACCGTGCTCGGCTGCCGGATCGGCCGCGAAAGCCCCGGCAAGTGGATCGACTTCGATCTCTTCGGGCACCAGATGTCGGCGCACCTGCGCTCCGAAATGCCGAAGGACACGGCGAGCGGCTCGGTCGACGGCGACGTGGTGCCGATCCCGCATTTCGGGGTGATCCTCGGCACCGACGACTTCGTCGCGCTGGCGCGCCGGCTCGAGGCCGATCCGGCGACCCGCTGGGGGCTGAAACCCAAGCTCCGCTTCGAGGGACAGGCCGGCGAACAGCGCACCATGTTCGTCTTCGACCCCTCGGGCAATGCGCTGGAATTCAAGGCCTTCACCGACGACCTCGCGATCTTCGCCGTGTGA